In Leisingera sp. NJS204, the following are encoded in one genomic region:
- a CDS encoding porin gives MKIKPSAALALSAPVFLCANAALAQGFSWEGEIEIANESVLSSDDATAEIRDTFAVITASGAYTFGNGVELFATVTAESLTDAADDRTFDDMGVYIEELGVSFGIGSATTVSVGKLHPVFGTAWDDAAGYFGSSIAEDYELVEQIGILADVELNGAGTLSFGVFYADDSGLSRSVGYNRGRTATADGGAGNTGELDNFAIQWTQETGNTRYHIGARHLSAGTGDVDDEQGFVAGLAHAFDGGFDVYGEVASFSNAGGSADDALYATLTGAYTIGNVTLSGGLVHRDLDSAGETDLITIGADYEFENGFTLGGGLARVDEAGTKSTVLGVNLIIPLGA, from the coding sequence ATGAAAATCAAACCCTCTGCGGCGCTGGCCCTCAGCGCGCCCGTCTTCCTGTGCGCAAACGCCGCCCTGGCCCAGGGCTTCAGCTGGGAAGGCGAGATCGAGATCGCCAATGAAAGCGTGCTGTCGTCTGATGACGCCACTGCCGAGATCCGCGACACTTTTGCCGTGATCACCGCTTCCGGCGCCTATACATTCGGCAATGGCGTTGAACTTTTTGCCACTGTCACCGCCGAGTCGCTGACGGACGCCGCCGATGACCGCACCTTTGATGACATGGGCGTCTATATCGAAGAACTCGGCGTCTCCTTCGGTATCGGCAGCGCCACCACCGTCTCAGTTGGCAAACTGCACCCGGTGTTTGGTACCGCCTGGGACGACGCCGCAGGTTATTTCGGCAGCTCCATCGCCGAAGATTACGAGCTGGTCGAACAGATCGGTATCCTGGCGGACGTAGAGCTGAACGGCGCGGGCACCCTGTCCTTCGGAGTGTTTTACGCCGATGATTCCGGCCTCAGCCGCTCTGTTGGCTATAACCGCGGCCGCACCGCCACGGCTGACGGCGGCGCTGGCAACACTGGCGAGCTGGACAATTTTGCCATCCAATGGACGCAGGAAACCGGCAATACCCGCTACCACATCGGCGCCCGCCACCTGAGCGCCGGCACAGGCGACGTGGATGACGAACAGGGTTTTGTCGCAGGCCTCGCCCATGCCTTTGATGGCGGTTTCGACGTCTATGGCGAGGTGGCCTCCTTCTCGAACGCGGGCGGCTCGGCGGATGATGCGTTGTATGCCACCCTGACCGGCGCCTACACCATCGGCAACGTGACCCTGTCCGGCGGGCTGGTGCATCGCGATCTGGACAGCGCGGGCGAAACCGACCTGATCACCATCGGCGCGGATTACGAATTTGAAAATGGCTTCACGTTGGGCGGCGGCCTGGCCCGCGTTGATGAGGCCGGCACCAAAAGCACGGTTCTGGGCGTGAACCTGATCATCCCGCTTGGTGCATGA
- a CDS encoding (2Fe-2S)-binding protein, with amino-acid sequence MIVCHCTQISDHDIRAAIDWMRNADPETIITPGKIYHALGKTADCGGCMPLFLDTMRANANLEVPAQLQNLGAGRIQESEYAGRRQGHRLSQQSIAT; translated from the coding sequence ATGATCGTTTGCCACTGCACACAGATCTCGGACCACGACATCCGCGCAGCCATCGACTGGATGCGAAATGCCGATCCCGAAACGATAATCACCCCTGGCAAGATTTATCACGCCCTGGGAAAAACCGCCGATTGCGGCGGATGCATGCCGCTTTTCCTCGACACCATGCGCGCGAATGCTAATCTGGAAGTCCCTGCGCAGCTTCAGAATTTAGGCGCAGGCCGAATTCAGGAGAGTGAATATGCAGGGCGACGCCAAGGTCATCGACTATCTCAACAAAGCATTGCGACATGA
- the bfr gene encoding bacterioferritin, whose product MQGDAKVIDYLNKALRHELTAVSQYWLHYRLQDDWGLGSMAKKSREESIEEMEHADKLIERILFLGGHPNLQKLDPLRIGQTPKETLECDLAAEVDARALYKEARDACNKAGDYVTQKLFEDLMADEEGHIDFLETQLELHDRIGAENYAQLNATKMAEIED is encoded by the coding sequence ATGCAGGGCGACGCCAAGGTCATCGACTATCTCAACAAAGCATTGCGACATGAGCTGACAGCGGTCAGCCAGTACTGGCTGCATTACCGGCTGCAGGACGATTGGGGCCTGGGCAGCATGGCCAAGAAAAGCCGCGAAGAATCCATCGAAGAGATGGAGCACGCGGACAAATTGATTGAAAGGATTCTGTTCCTCGGCGGCCATCCGAACCTGCAGAAGCTTGACCCGCTGCGGATCGGACAGACCCCGAAAGAAACCCTCGAATGCGACCTTGCCGCCGAAGTGGACGCCCGCGCGCTTTACAAGGAAGCCCGCGACGCCTGCAACAAAGCGGGTGACTACGTCACGCAAAAGCTGTTTGAAGACTTGATGGCGGATGAAGAAGGCCACATTGATTTCCTCGAAACGCAGCTTGAACTGCACGACCGGATCGGCGCCGAAAACTATGCCCAGCTCAACGCCACCAAGATGGCAGAGATCGAAGACTAA
- a CDS encoding di-heme oxidoreductase family protein, which translates to MPSSTPPRWQRSKTKLFLAAAFAAATPVAALDLASQYQAEPHLSPLPRTDAERTRIEAVTAPATDFSAPERFEDLPAGAATVRAREDDEAFSQHSANLSFEQELEFKLGNGLFKKIWVFSPSSTKASDGLGPLYNARSCQRCHLKDGRGHVVAQPDYASTTMFLRVSIPGPVPAELQEVHDYIGTAPDPDYGSQLQDFSAPGIAPEYKLQVEYEEFEVALNGGETATLRRPGYTAANLGYGPLADGAMLSPRVAPPMIGLGLLEAIPAADILAHADEEDTDGDGISGRANLVWSREFNRVMLGRFGLKAGMPTVHEQSAGAFSGDIGISTPLFPAHAGECTDLQTACQSAPHGGADSRETEIDQPNMDLVTFYSRNLGVPARRNTSDAQVLRGKQVFYNTGCASCHVPKYVTHRLRDRPEQSFQLIWPYSDLLLHDMGEGLADNRPEARATGREWRTAPLWGIGLTQQVSPRATFLHDGRARTLLEAILWHGGEAEAAKTRVVKLRPEDRAALIAFLESL; encoded by the coding sequence ATGCCCAGCTCAACGCCACCAAGATGGCAGAGATCGAAGACTAAACTGTTTCTGGCTGCCGCATTTGCGGCGGCCACCCCCGTTGCGGCGCTGGACCTGGCCAGCCAGTATCAGGCAGAGCCGCACCTCTCTCCCCTCCCCCGCACTGACGCCGAACGCACCCGGATCGAGGCCGTCACCGCACCGGCCACGGATTTCTCCGCCCCCGAACGCTTCGAAGACCTGCCCGCAGGCGCCGCCACCGTGCGCGCCAGGGAAGATGACGAGGCGTTCTCGCAGCACTCTGCCAACCTCAGCTTCGAGCAGGAACTGGAGTTCAAACTGGGCAATGGGCTGTTCAAGAAGATCTGGGTGTTCTCGCCATCGTCCACCAAGGCGTCCGACGGGCTTGGCCCGCTCTATAACGCGCGCTCCTGCCAGCGCTGCCACTTGAAGGACGGGCGCGGCCATGTGGTGGCGCAGCCGGATTACGCCTCCACCACCATGTTCCTGCGGGTTTCCATTCCCGGCCCGGTTCCGGCGGAACTGCAGGAAGTCCATGACTACATCGGCACTGCGCCCGATCCGGATTATGGCTCCCAGCTGCAGGACTTCTCCGCCCCCGGCATCGCGCCGGAGTACAAGCTGCAGGTCGAGTATGAGGAGTTCGAGGTTGCCCTGAACGGCGGTGAAACAGCCACCCTGCGCCGTCCCGGCTACACGGCTGCAAACCTCGGCTACGGCCCATTGGCTGATGGCGCCATGCTGTCACCCCGCGTCGCGCCGCCGATGATCGGCCTTGGCCTGCTGGAGGCGATCCCCGCCGCCGATATCCTTGCCCATGCGGATGAGGAAGACACCGACGGCGATGGCATTTCCGGCCGCGCCAATCTGGTCTGGTCGCGCGAATTCAACCGGGTCATGCTGGGCCGCTTTGGCCTGAAGGCCGGAATGCCGACCGTCCACGAACAATCCGCCGGTGCGTTTTCCGGCGATATCGGCATCTCCACCCCGCTGTTCCCGGCCCATGCGGGCGAATGCACCGATCTGCAAACCGCCTGCCAATCCGCCCCGCATGGCGGCGCTGATTCCCGTGAAACCGAGATCGACCAGCCGAACATGGATCTGGTCACCTTCTACAGCCGCAACCTCGGCGTTCCCGCACGGCGCAACACCAGCGACGCCCAGGTGCTGCGCGGCAAGCAGGTGTTCTACAACACCGGCTGTGCGTCCTGCCACGTGCCGAAATACGTGACCCACCGGCTGCGGGACCGCCCCGAGCAAAGCTTTCAACTGATCTGGCCCTACAGCGACCTGTTGCTGCACGACATGGGCGAAGGCCTGGCCGACAACCGCCCCGAGGCCCGCGCAACGGGGCGCGAATGGCGCACCGCGCCGCTGTGGGGTATCGGCCTCACCCAGCAGGTCTCGCCCCGTGCCACCTTCCTGCATGACGGCCGCGCCCGCACCCTGCTGGAGGCCATCCTGTGGCACGGCGGCGAAGCGGAGGCGGCCAAAACCCGCGTGGTAAAGCTGCGGCCGGAAGACCGCGCTGCCCTGATCGCCTTTCTGGAGAGCCTCTGA
- a CDS encoding imelysin family protein: MRAFAPSLHLALPLVLTFALAAAPAAASELSGSITDQLILPTFQELAEDAQTLAETAQADCNPQSPPLRAAYSDAFDAWIAASHYRFGPTETDSRAFALAFWPDSRSKTPKALGNLIRSEDPGISDPAQFASYSIASRGFYALEYLLYDPQLSTTGSADYRCALTRAISVDIAATTQSIKVDWEQTYAAEMHSPAIRYQRDEEITQELLKALTTGLQVLDDMRLGRPLGTFDRPRPNRAEARRSGRSLRHVQVSLNALEPLALALADSRADLQAKITAAFAKARKKAGTLNDPVFAGVADPASRFRIESLQQEIKNLRALVTGELGPALGVAAGFNSLDGD, translated from the coding sequence ATGCGCGCCTTTGCCCCGTCCCTGCACCTTGCCCTGCCCCTCGTCCTGACCTTTGCGCTGGCCGCAGCCCCTGCCGCCGCATCAGAGCTGTCCGGCAGCATCACCGATCAACTGATCCTCCCGACCTTTCAGGAACTTGCAGAGGACGCGCAAACACTAGCGGAAACCGCACAGGCGGATTGCAATCCGCAATCACCCCCCCTGCGCGCAGCTTACAGCGATGCCTTCGATGCCTGGATCGCCGCCAGCCATTACCGCTTTGGTCCAACCGAAACAGACAGCCGCGCCTTTGCGCTGGCTTTCTGGCCCGACAGCCGCAGCAAAACGCCCAAGGCACTTGGGAATCTGATCCGCAGCGAAGACCCCGGCATCTCTGACCCGGCGCAATTCGCCAGCTACTCCATTGCGTCCCGTGGCTTTTATGCGCTGGAATACCTGCTGTATGATCCGCAGCTTTCCACCACCGGAAGCGCAGACTACCGCTGCGCCCTGACCCGCGCCATCAGCGTCGACATCGCGGCCACAACCCAATCCATCAAAGTTGATTGGGAACAGACCTACGCCGCCGAAATGCACAGCCCCGCCATCCGCTACCAAAGAGACGAGGAAATCACCCAGGAGCTGCTCAAGGCGCTCACCACCGGGTTGCAAGTGCTGGACGACATGCGCCTGGGCCGCCCGCTTGGCACCTTTGACCGTCCGCGTCCCAACCGCGCCGAGGCCCGCCGCTCGGGGCGCAGCCTGCGCCATGTGCAGGTGTCGCTGAACGCGCTGGAACCGTTGGCCCTGGCGCTGGCAGACAGCCGCGCGGACCTGCAAGCCAAGATCACTGCCGCTTTTGCCAAAGCCCGCAAGAAGGCCGGGACCCTGAACGATCCGGTCTTTGCCGGCGTGGCGGATCCCGCCAGCCGCTTCCGCATCGAATCCCTGCAGCAGGAGATCAAGAACCTGCGCGCGCTGGTGACCGGCGAACTGGGGCCGGCCCTGGGTGTTGCGGCAGGCTTTAATTCCCTGGACGGCGATTGA
- a CDS encoding DUF1513 domain-containing protein, producing MATRRGFLAGLLATGLAPQASWANAGSPAFLSAGKDASGAFLLAGLTEDGEILFRHPLPARGHAAAAHPVRPEAVAFARRPGRFADVIDCRTGTALARLEPPAGHHFYGHGTFSADGGRLFTTENDFWYARGVIGVWDATDGYKRIAAFASGGIGPHDMLLRRDAPGLVIANGGIETHPDSGRAKLNLPDMRPNLAYLGFDGTLQEQMELPQELHLNSIRHLAMRADGTVGFAMQWQGDPGEALPIVGLHQPGSPPRLMADGDPRVLNLNGYGGSIAFSADGAQIGVTSPRGGVLQVMDTGTGDLLQEHRMTDVCGLAMSNAGFTASTGSGQFFGVSASGKHQLHRSDLAWDNHLIPLT from the coding sequence ATGGCCACCCGCCGCGGCTTTCTGGCCGGTCTTCTGGCCACAGGCCTTGCCCCGCAGGCCAGTTGGGCCAACGCCGGCAGCCCCGCTTTTCTGTCTGCCGGCAAGGACGCCAGCGGCGCCTTCCTGCTTGCGGGTCTTACAGAAGACGGCGAAATCCTGTTCCGCCACCCATTGCCTGCCCGCGGCCACGCCGCCGCGGCGCATCCGGTCCGGCCCGAAGCCGTCGCCTTTGCCCGCCGCCCCGGCCGCTTTGCCGATGTGATCGACTGCCGCACGGGCACCGCCCTCGCCCGGCTGGAGCCGCCTGCGGGGCACCATTTCTATGGCCACGGCACATTCTCCGCCGATGGCGGCCGCCTGTTCACCACGGAAAACGATTTCTGGTATGCACGCGGTGTGATCGGCGTTTGGGACGCAACGGACGGCTACAAGCGCATTGCCGCCTTCGCCTCCGGCGGCATTGGCCCGCACGATATGCTGCTGCGCCGGGACGCGCCGGGACTGGTCATCGCCAATGGCGGCATTGAGACCCACCCCGATAGCGGCCGCGCCAAGCTGAACCTCCCGGACATGCGCCCGAACCTCGCTTACTTGGGCTTTGACGGCACCCTGCAGGAGCAGATGGAACTGCCGCAAGAGCTGCACCTGAATTCCATCCGTCACCTCGCCATGCGTGCCGACGGCACCGTTGGTTTTGCCATGCAATGGCAGGGGGATCCGGGCGAGGCCCTGCCTATCGTGGGCCTGCACCAGCCCGGCAGCCCGCCCCGCCTGATGGCCGATGGCGACCCGCGGGTGCTGAACCTCAATGGCTATGGCGGTTCCATCGCCTTCTCAGCGGACGGAGCGCAGATCGGTGTCACCTCTCCGCGCGGCGGGGTGCTGCAGGTCATGGATACCGGAACCGGGGATCTGCTGCAGGAACACCGCATGACGGATGTCTGCGGCCTTGCAATGTCCAATGCAGGCTTTACCGCAAGCACCGGCAGCGGGCAGTTTTTCGGGGTTTCAGCATCCGGCAAACACCAGCTGCACCGGTCGGATCTGGCCTGGGACAACCACCTGATCCCGCTCACCTGA
- a CDS encoding DeoR/GlpR family DNA-binding transcription regulator, translated as MDATARQNEIITLLNRQDRVEVDDLSQRFGVSLQTVRADLRDLSARGALSRVHGGAVRISSAASQGYEDRRKLNAGNKLAMAALAAELIPDNCSLTLNIGTSTEQVARALSGHSGLTVISNNINIINLMMGGQAKELILAGGTVRQNDGAIVGEDAVEFLSRYKVDFAVIGASALDPDGAVMDHDAREVSVARAILKNARQKVLVCDGSKFARSAPVRICDVSDLDIVITDRPVPAEFAEAAQAAGTRILTAGQNESNEND; from the coding sequence ATGGATGCCACGGCCCGTCAGAACGAAATCATCACCTTGCTGAACCGGCAGGACCGGGTCGAGGTTGACGACCTGTCCCAGCGCTTTGGCGTCTCTTTACAGACGGTCCGCGCAGACCTGCGCGACCTGTCTGCGCGCGGCGCCTTGTCCCGCGTGCATGGCGGTGCCGTCCGGATAAGCTCTGCCGCCAGCCAGGGATACGAGGACCGGCGCAAGCTGAACGCGGGCAACAAGCTGGCGATGGCCGCACTGGCGGCTGAGCTGATCCCCGACAATTGCTCCCTCACCCTTAACATCGGCACTTCGACCGAACAGGTAGCGCGGGCGCTTTCCGGCCACAGCGGCCTGACGGTGATTTCCAATAATATCAACATTATAAACTTGATGATGGGCGGCCAGGCCAAGGAATTGATCCTGGCCGGCGGCACAGTGCGGCAAAACGACGGCGCTATTGTGGGCGAGGATGCGGTTGAATTCCTGTCCCGCTACAAGGTCGATTTCGCCGTCATCGGCGCCTCGGCACTGGATCCCGACGGCGCCGTGATGGACCATGACGCCCGAGAGGTTTCGGTCGCCCGCGCCATCCTCAAGAACGCCCGGCAAAAGGTGCTGGTCTGCGACGGCAGCAAGTTCGCCCGCTCCGCCCCGGTGCGTATTTGCGATGTCTCCGATCTGGATATCGTCATAACCGACCGCCCGGTTCCCGCAGAATTTGCCGAGGCCGCGCAGGCCGCCGGCACCCGGATCCTGACCGCAGGACAAAACGAAAGCAACGAAAATGACTGA
- the glpD gene encoding glycerol-3-phosphate dehydrogenase, which translates to MTDTPVTDLFIIGGGINGCGIARDAAGRGLSVTLAEMNDLASATSSASTKLFHGGLRYLEYFEFRLVREALIEREVLLKAMPHISWPMRFVLPFHKDMRFDSETPTSKLLTTFMPWMKGRRPAWLIRLGLFLYDSLGKRGILPGTAKLDLSHDPAGRPLKDKFQTAFEYSDCWIEDARLVVLNARDAQARGAEILTRTEVVSAERLADHWVIRTKDHATGAEQQHRAKMLVNAGGPWVADVLHQKLGQNSRENVRLVRGSHIVVPKLFDHGRCYFFQGTDGRIIFAIPYETDFTLIGTTDADHPDPETKPHCTEAEQDYLVDFASQYFEQPLSCEDIVWTYSGVRPLYDDGASSATAATREYVLTLDRAQAPLLNVFGGKITTYRKLAEAALAKIGEVFPQVPSDWTAGVALPGGDFAVADVETLKTKLAADYPFLTPYWTARMIRAYGTEAWDVLGDAKSAGDLGRDFGATITAQELDWAIAREWVRSGDDYLWRRTKLGLRLDEAQRAAVDAYISKKAARLAA; encoded by the coding sequence ATGACTGACACGCCTGTTACGGACCTTTTCATCATCGGCGGCGGCATCAACGGCTGCGGCATCGCCCGCGACGCCGCCGGCCGCGGCCTGTCGGTTACATTGGCCGAAATGAACGATCTGGCCTCCGCCACCTCCTCGGCCTCGACCAAACTGTTCCACGGCGGTTTGCGCTATCTGGAATACTTTGAATTCCGCCTGGTGCGTGAGGCGCTGATCGAGCGCGAAGTACTGCTGAAGGCGATGCCGCATATCTCCTGGCCGATGCGCTTTGTGCTGCCGTTCCACAAGGACATGCGGTTTGACAGCGAAACCCCGACATCCAAGCTGCTGACGACCTTCATGCCCTGGATGAAGGGTCGCCGCCCCGCATGGCTGATCCGGCTGGGGCTGTTTCTGTATGACTCCTTGGGCAAACGCGGCATCCTGCCTGGCACCGCGAAACTGGACCTGTCGCACGACCCCGCAGGCAGGCCGCTGAAGGACAAGTTTCAGACCGCGTTCGAATACTCCGACTGCTGGATCGAAGACGCCCGCCTGGTGGTACTGAACGCCCGCGATGCGCAGGCCCGCGGTGCCGAAATCCTGACCCGGACCGAGGTAGTTTCAGCCGAACGCCTTGCAGACCATTGGGTGATCCGCACCAAGGATCACGCCACCGGCGCCGAACAGCAGCACCGCGCAAAAATGCTGGTCAACGCCGGCGGGCCGTGGGTGGCCGACGTGCTGCACCAGAAGCTGGGCCAGAACAGCCGCGAAAACGTCCGCCTGGTGCGCGGCAGCCATATCGTGGTGCCGAAATTGTTCGACCATGGCCGCTGCTACTTCTTCCAGGGCACCGACGGGCGGATCATCTTTGCGATTCCATACGAGACGGATTTCACCCTGATCGGCACAACGGACGCCGACCATCCCGATCCGGAAACCAAACCGCACTGCACCGAGGCCGAGCAGGACTATCTGGTTGATTTCGCATCGCAATACTTCGAACAGCCGCTCAGCTGCGAAGACATCGTCTGGACCTATTCCGGCGTGCGCCCGCTCTATGACGACGGCGCCAGCTCGGCCACTGCGGCCACCCGCGAATATGTGCTGACGCTGGACCGCGCGCAGGCGCCGCTGCTGAATGTCTTTGGCGGCAAGATCACCACCTACCGCAAGCTGGCCGAGGCCGCGCTGGCGAAAATCGGCGAGGTGTTCCCGCAAGTGCCGTCTGACTGGACCGCAGGCGTGGCCCTGCCCGGCGGTGATTTTGCAGTGGCGGATGTTGAGACGCTGAAAACGAAACTGGCGGCAGACTATCCGTTCCTGACGCCCTATTGGACCGCCCGGATGATCCGTGCTTACGGCACCGAAGCCTGGGACGTGCTGGGGGACGCCAAATCCGCCGGTGATCTGGGGCGGGATTTTGGCGCTACCATCACCGCGCAGGAACTCGACTGGGCGATAGCCCGCGAATGGGTGCGGTCAGGCGACGACTACCTGTGGCGGCGCACCAAGCTGGGCCTGCGGCTGGACGAGGCGCAGCGCGCGGCAGTGGATGCCTATATCAGCAAGAAAGCCGCCAGGCTGGCGGCTTAG
- the cobO gene encoding cob(I)yrinic acid a,c-diamide adenosyltransferase, whose product MSEKSETGISEEEAARHTSKMAKKKAARDRMMKTKEGEKGLIIVHTGPGKGKSSSGFGMIMRCIAHGMPSAVVQFIKGAWQTGERTLIEENFSDRCQFYAMGEGFTWETQDKARDIAAAQKGWEKAKEMILDERNTMVLLDEINIALRYDYLDLEEVLEFLVEQKPPMTHVVLTGRNAKEELIEIADLVTEMGQVKHPFRAGVKAQKGVEF is encoded by the coding sequence ATGAGCGAAAAGTCTGAAACCGGCATCTCAGAAGAAGAAGCCGCCCGTCATACGTCCAAGATGGCCAAGAAAAAGGCCGCGCGCGACCGGATGATGAAGACTAAGGAGGGCGAAAAGGGCCTGATTATCGTCCACACCGGGCCAGGCAAGGGCAAATCCTCCTCCGGGTTCGGGATGATCATGCGCTGCATCGCGCATGGGATGCCGTCAGCCGTGGTGCAGTTCATCAAGGGCGCCTGGCAGACCGGCGAGCGGACATTGATCGAGGAGAATTTCAGCGATCGGTGCCAGTTCTATGCAATGGGCGAAGGCTTTACCTGGGAGACCCAGGACAAGGCGCGGGACATCGCTGCCGCGCAGAAGGGCTGGGAAAAGGCCAAGGAGATGATCCTGGATGAGCGCAACACCATGGTGCTGCTGGACGAGATCAACATCGCGCTGCGCTATGACTATCTGGACCTCGAAGAAGTGCTGGAGTTCCTGGTGGAGCAGAAGCCGCCGATGACCCATGTGGTGCTGACCGGGCGCAACGCCAAGGAAGAGCTGATCGAGATTGCCGATCTGGTGACCGAGATGGGGCAGGTCAAACACCCGTTCCGCGCCGGTGTGAAGGCGCAGAAGGGCGTGGAGTTTTAA
- a CDS encoding DUF1636 family protein encodes MADDMAGQSASTPGPVTLTVCLTCRREGADPEAARPGAILHAALEEAGMPEGVRLRGVECLSSCKRGCAVALIGGEERWTYVYGDLDPDQHVPEILEGAAAYAGTADGVVPWRQRPQTFRKQSVARIPPAKFFSEE; translated from the coding sequence ATGGCTGACGACATGGCAGGCCAATCTGCCAGCACCCCGGGACCGGTCACCCTGACCGTTTGCCTCACCTGCCGCCGCGAGGGCGCCGACCCCGAGGCAGCACGCCCCGGCGCCATCCTGCATGCAGCCTTGGAAGAAGCCGGAATGCCCGAAGGCGTCCGTCTGCGTGGCGTCGAATGCCTGTCGTCGTGCAAGCGCGGCTGCGCTGTTGCGCTGATCGGCGGCGAAGAACGCTGGACTTATGTCTACGGCGACCTCGACCCGGACCAGCATGTCCCCGAAATTCTGGAAGGTGCTGCGGCTTATGCCGGCACCGCTGATGGCGTCGTGCCGTGGCGCCAGCGCCCGCAGACCTTCCGCAAACAATCCGTTGCCCGCATCCCGCCGGCCAAGTTCTTCTCCGAGGAGTAA
- the cobW gene encoding cobalamin biosynthesis protein CobW: protein MSDLNKIPVTVITGFLGAGKTTLIRHLMQNPQGKRLAVVVNEFGTAGVDGDILKSCADDNCPAENIMELANGCICCTVADDFIPTIEQLMALPEKPDHIVIETSGLALPKPLLKAFDWPAIRSRITVDGVIALADAEAVAKGQFAPDLDAVQAQREADDSIDHETPLSEVFEDQISCADIVLLSKADLAGDAGVEKARAVIEAEAPRKLPILPMSEGVIDPRIILGLGAAAEDDLDARPSHHDGHHDHEHDDFESIVVEMGEVSDPEALQNAIVKLARERNILRVKGYVAVEGKPMRMLVQAVGERLRAQYDQPWGAQPRKTALVVIAEHDDIDEQAIRAELGASS, encoded by the coding sequence ATGAGCGATCTCAACAAGATCCCCGTCACCGTCATCACCGGCTTTCTGGGCGCAGGCAAGACCACGCTGATCCGCCATCTGATGCAGAACCCGCAGGGCAAGCGTCTGGCCGTGGTGGTGAACGAATTCGGCACTGCCGGCGTGGACGGCGACATCCTGAAATCCTGCGCCGATGACAACTGCCCGGCGGAAAACATCATGGAGCTGGCCAACGGCTGCATCTGCTGCACCGTGGCCGATGACTTCATCCCCACCATCGAACAGCTGATGGCCCTGCCCGAAAAACCCGACCATATCGTGATTGAGACCTCCGGCCTGGCCCTGCCGAAGCCGCTCTTGAAGGCGTTTGACTGGCCCGCGATCCGCTCCCGCATCACCGTCGACGGGGTGATTGCCCTGGCGGACGCCGAGGCGGTTGCCAAAGGCCAGTTCGCCCCTGATCTGGACGCCGTTCAGGCCCAGCGCGAGGCGGATGACAGCATCGACCACGAAACGCCGCTGTCCGAAGTGTTCGAGGACCAGATCTCCTGCGCTGACATCGTGCTGTTGTCCAAGGCCGATCTGGCCGGCGACGCAGGCGTCGAGAAGGCCCGTGCCGTGATCGAGGCCGAGGCACCCCGCAAGCTACCGATCCTGCCGATGAGCGAAGGCGTCATCGACCCGCGCATCATCCTGGGTCTGGGTGCTGCTGCCGAAGACGATCTGGACGCCCGCCCCAGCCACCACGACGGCCACCACGACCACGAGCATGACGATTTTGAAAGCATCGTTGTCGAAATGGGCGAAGTCTCCGACCCCGAAGCGCTGCAGAATGCCATCGTGAAACTCGCCCGCGAGCGCAACATCCTGCGCGTCAAAGGCTATGTCGCGGTGGAAGGAAAACCGATGCGGATGCTGGTTCAGGCCGTGGGCGAGCGCCTGCGCGCCCAATACGATCAGCCATGGGGCGCGCAGCCGCGCAAGACCGCCCTTGTGGTCATCGCCGAGCATGACGATATCGACGAACAGGCCATCCGCGCCGAGCTGGGGGCCTCAAGCTGA